The Corylus avellana chromosome ca8, CavTom2PMs-1.0 genome has a segment encoding these proteins:
- the LOC132189130 gene encoding glucose-1-phosphate adenylyltransferase large subunit 1-like: MDSCCATLKGNAHPFKLGRGGVRNMGGGFWGESLRGCLKSRDLSTQFSKHSKSESSRVTKFKPGVAYSVLTDINKEAMTFQAPVFETPKADPKNVASIILGGGAGTRLFPLTSRRAKPAVPIGGCYRLIDIPMSNCINSGIKKIFILTQFNSFSLNRHLARTYNLGNGVNFGDGFVEVLAATQTPGEAGKKWFQGTADAVRQFIWVFEDAKNKSIEHILILSGDHLYRMDYMDFVQKHIDTNADITVSCVPMDESRASDYGLMKIDNTGRIIQFSEKPKGPDLKAMQVDTTVLGLSEQDARKNPYIASMGVYVFRTDVLLKLLRWSYPSCNDFGSEIIPSAVREHNVQAYLFNDYWEDIGTIKSFFDSNLALTEQPPKFDFNDPKTPFYTSPRFLPPTKVEKCRILDAIVSHGCFLRDCSVEHSIVGVRSRLECGVELKDTMMMGADYYQTESEIASLLAEGKVPIGVGQNTKIRNCIIDKNAKIGRNVVIANGDDIQEGERPEEGFFTRSGITVILKNATIKDGMVI, from the exons ATGGATTCTTGCTGTGCTACCCTGAAGGGCAATGCTCATCCGTTCAAACTTGGCAGAGGAGGAGTTAGGAATATGGGTGGGGGGTTTTGGggtgaaagtttgaggggatgCCTAAAGAGCAGGGATTTGAGTACCCAATTCTCGAAGCATTCGAAGAGTGAAAGCAGCCGGGTTACGAAGTTTAAGCCTGGTGTTGCCTACTCTGTGCTCACAGATATCAACAAAGAGGCTATG ACATTTCAGGCACCGGTTTTTGAGACTCCAAAAGCAGACCCCAAAAATGTAGCCTCCATCATATTGGGTGGAGGTGCTGGAACTCGCTTATTTCCTCTTACCAGCAGAAGAGCGAAGCCTGCG GTTCCAATTGGAGGGTGTTACAGGCTGATCGATATCCCAATGAGTAATTGCATCAACAGTGGTATAAAGAAGATATTCATATTGACGCAGTTTAACTCATTTTCCCTCAACCGTCACCTTGCTCGCACATATAATCTTGGGAATGGTGTTAATTTTGGAGATGGGTTTGTGGAG GTTTTAGCTGCCACCCAAACACCGGGCGAAGCAGGGAAGAAATGGTTCCAGGGAACAGCAGATGCCGTGAGGCAGTTTATATGGGTCTTTGAG GATGCCAAGAACAAGAGTATTGAGCATATATTGATACTGTCAGGTGATCATCTCTACAGAATGGACTATATGGATTTTGTGCAG AAGCATATTGACACAAATGCCGATATTACAGTTTCGTGCGTGCCCATGGATGAGAG CCGTGCTTCAGATTATGGATTGATGAAAATTGACAACACAGGACGTATTATTCAGTTCTCCGAGAAACCAAAGGGCCCTGACCTGAAAGCAATG CAAGTTGACACCACTGTTCTAGGGCTTTCTGAGCAAGATGCTAGGAAAAATCCTTACATTGCATCAATGGGTGTTTATGTATTTAGAACTGATGTCCTACTAAAGCTATTGAGATGGAGCTACCCTTCATGCAATGACTTCGGTTCTGAAATTATTCCTTCCGCTGTGAGGGAGCACAATGTCCAA GCATACTTATTCAACGATTACTGGGAGGACATTGGAACTATAAAGTCCTTTTTTGATTCCAACTTGGCCCTGACAGAACAG CCTCCGAAGTTTGACTTCAATGATCCAAAGACACCTTTCTACACATCACCGAGATTCTTGCCGCCTACTAAAGTTGAAAAATGCAGG ATTTTGGATGCAATTGTTTCTCATGGCTGCTTCTTGCGGGACTGTAGTGTTGAACACTCTATAGTGGGTGTCCGCTCACGTTTAGAGTGTGGTGTAGAACTTAAG GATACTATGATGATGGGTGCTGACTACTACCAAACAGAATCTGAAATTGCATCCCTGCTAGCAGAGGGAAAGGTTCCTATTGGTGTTGGACAAAATACCAAAATCAG GAATTGCATCATTGATAAGAATGCCAAGATAGGAAGAAATGTGGTCATTGCCAATGGTGAT GACATTCAAGAAGGGGAAAGGCCAGAGGAAGGGTTCTTCACTAGGTCAGGGATCACTGTCATACTGAAGAATGCAACCATTAAAGATGGAATGGTCATTTAA
- the LOC132189131 gene encoding mannan endo-1,4-beta-mannosidase 7-like has translation MMKQYLGIALFVLILIKNHGNFLHVEADDGFVKTRGVHLILNGSPLYANGFNAYWLMYIASDTSQRDKITSAFEEATKRGLTIGRTWAFSDGGYRPLQSSPGSYNEQTFQGLDFAISEAGKHGIKLILSLVNNYEGYGGKKQYVEWARNQGQSLSSEDDFFTNSLVKGFYKNHIKTVLTRRNSLTGITYKDDPTIMAWELMNEPRCNADTSGKTLQDWITEMASYVKSIDKNHLLEVGLEGFYGESKKSSNPNGYLLGSDFITNNQIPGIDFATVHSYPDQWISGSTEETQLSFLNSWVKDHIEDAQNVLRMPVMFAEFGKSTKTSGVDERDRLYNIVYSKIYSSASGGGAAVGGLFWQLLAEGMDNFRDGYEVILGEDSSTASLIAQESQKLVRIRKMYTRLKNIEKWKKARDMRKGKHRN, from the exons atgatgaagcAATATTTGGGAATAGCTTTGTTTGttctaattttgataaaaaaccATGGGAATTTTCTCCATGTTGAAGCAGACGATGGGTTTGTGAAAACCAGAGGGGTGCATCTGATTTTGAACGGGAGCCCCTTGTATGCAAATGGGTTCAATGCGTACTGGCTAATGTACATCGCCTCCGACACATCTCAGAGAGACAAAATCACCTCTGCCTTTGAAGAAGCCACAAAGCGCGGCCTCACAATAGGGAGAACCTGGGCTTTCAGCGATGGAGGATATAGGCCTCTTCAGTCCTCTCCTGGCTCCTACAATGAGCAAACCttccag GGGCTGGATTTTGCAATATCTGAAGCTGGAAAACATGGGATTAAGCTAATTTTGAGTTTGGTGAATAACTATGAGGGCTATGGAGGGAAGAAACAGTACGTGGAGTGGGCAAGAAATCAGGGACAGAGTTTATCATCTGAGGATGATTTCTTCACCAATTCTTTGGTCAAGGGCTTCTACAAGAATCATATCAAG ACGGTTCTCACAAGACGCAACAGCTTGACTGGAATTACTTACAAAGATGACCCAACCATAATGGCCTGGGAGCTTATGAACGAGCCAAGATGCAATGCGGATACATCAGGAAAGACCCTTCAG GACTGGATTACAGAGATGGCATCTTACGTGAAATCCATTGATAAAAATCACTTGCTAGAAGTTGGCCTGGAAGGGTTTTATGGAGAATCAAAGAAGTCATCGAATCCTAATGGGTATCTATTAGGATCAGATTTCATTACAAATAATCAGATCCCCGGCATCGATTTTGCCACAGTTCACTCATATCCTGATCAATG GATATCCGGCTCAACCGAAGAAACCCAGCTCTCATTTCTGAACAGTTGGGTCAAGGATCATATAGAAGATGCGCAGAATGTTCTTCGCATGCCAGTTATGTTTGCTGAGTTTGGAAAATCGACGAAGACTTCTGGTGTTGATGAAAGAGACCGGCTTTACAACATAGTTTACTCAAAAATCTATTCATCTGCTAGTGGCGGAGGCGCCGCCGTGGGTGGCTTGTTCTGGCAACTTCTAGCGGAAGGAATGGACAATTTCCGAGATGGGTATGAAGTGATCCTCGGTGAGGACTCCTCAACGGCTAGTTTGATTGCTCAAGAGTCTCAAAAGCTTGTTCGGATTCGAAAGATGTACACCAGGCTGAAAAACATTGAGAAGTGGAAGAAGGCCAGAGATATGAGAAAAGGCAAGCacagaaattaa